The region CATATTGAGTTGCCAAGCAAGTTCGTAAGGTTGTCTTAATTGTTGACGTATTTCAAAGTCTTTTTTTACGCTACTGACTAAGTCCTCATAAAACTGTTCTTTTTTCATTTTTCCTCCTGTTTTTGCTACTTAATTTTTTTATCTACCATAATTTTTATAGCTAATTATTTTAACATTAATTTTTGCTAGATTTTTTAGCTTTTATTTCGTTATTTAGCTCGTCAAGCAATTTATTCTTGATATTTTCAAGTTCTTGGTCGGTGTAATCTTGTAAATTTTGTTCTCCGCTGTCTAACACTAATTTATAGGCGGCAATGTCCGGCGGAATATGCTTTGTAACGACCTTTTTCTTAATTAGCTCCTCAACGCCATTTTCGACCGAATATTCTTCGGTTTTTTCTTTTACGGTATAGCCGAGAGCTTTTCTTACTAATTGTTTTTTAATATCAATGCTTCCGTTACTTTCAATTTCGTATTCTTGCGTCTCTTTTATTTTGCGAGTAGAAACTTGTTTGGGTAAACCTTGCCTTTCTTTATCTTGTTTAGCCAAATTTTCAACAAATTCTTGTTCTTTTTTTTGGCAACTATTTGAAGTAATTTCTAATTGTTTTTTAGCGTTATTTTGAGTTAAATCGTTGTTTTGTATTTTTTTCATATATGTTTTCCTTTTTAATTTCACTTGACAATATTAGTTATGGCTCTTAGCCTTTCTGCCTTTTTAGACAAATTTATAAAAACTATACGATATAAGTAGTTTACAATTTTGCTTAGTTAAATTTAATTAATCTTTATTTCAATTTATTTTGGCAACTAGAATTTGTTAAATCGATTACGTTGCAGTCTTTTTGCTAATTTTGCCTTGTCTTTGGCAATAAGGCTTTGTTCTTCTAGTTTAGGAGTATAAGGCTCGGGGCGAGAAGAAATATAATATCTTAATTCGTCAAGGGCGTGGTCGTCGACTTTTTTTGGTCTGTCGTTACTACCCCACCAATATCCCCGCATTTCTTTAATCAAATTGACACAGTTTTCAAATATGTACAATTTTGGTTTACCTTCAAGCGGTTTAAGTGCGCCCTTGACTCTATTTATTCCGCTAAACAAATCTTTATTTACATTAGTAGATACGGCTATGCCTTGTTCCCAAAACAACTCCGCAACGCTTTTATTACTGGCAAGAGTATGCTGGTTTGCCGCCGAATCTATTAATGCGCAAATTTTACCTTTATCAGTTTGCCAACCTAGTTGGTTACTAATCTTTTTTATTACTTCTGCGTGGTAGGAAACATCTTTTTTCGCCTCATAATGTTCGGCTATCACATACACCACACCGTCACCGTCGACTGCGTACCAATGGCAACTTAAAGGATTGTTTAGACCGGGGTCAATGGATAATTTGTCGTACCATATATAAGGCACGGCAAAAGGTTTTATTACGTGAATGTTTGGGTCGAATTCGGAATAAACTAAACCGCTACCGGTAAAAAACTGTCCATATCTTCTAGTTTTTAGGCTTTCTTCGCTAAGCGTTTGAGTATAATAAGCTGTTTCGTCTTTATTTAAATACGGATTATCCGCCCATTCCATAGTTTGACTCCAAACTTCTTTGTCGTCGCTAGAATTGAGAAATATTTCTTCGTATACCCAACTTAGCCCTTTAAGGGGCGTCATTGTGCCAAACATTATGCCTCGTCTATCAAGAAGACGCATTTTACATTCGCAATAAATATCATAGGGCGGTTCTTCGTCGAACCAAACAAAGTCAAGCGATGCGCCCGAAAACTTTTCTCTGCCCATTTCGCAACTTTTAAAAGAAACTTTCGACACTCCGCCGACTTCGTTTTTTACCAAAAGATAATCAATTATGCCGTTTTCCATA is a window of Clostridia bacterium DNA encoding:
- a CDS encoding terminase family protein — encoded protein: MIKEKLLKLKSINEEIQNRKNSPLCNYNKVVIHKKQMEFHKCLKQNRWVFGGNRTGKTECGAVETVWLARGIHPYRQNRANVSCFVVSLSTEVQRDVAQEKILKYLDKRYIIEVVMNQGRRGSMENGIIDYLLVKNEVGGVSKVSFKSCEMGREKFSGASLDFVWFDEEPPYDIYCECKMRLLDRRGIMFGTMTPLKGLSWVYEEIFLNSSDDKEVWSQTMEWADNPYLNKDETAYYTQTLSEESLKTRRYGQFFTGSGLVYSEFDPNIHVIKPFAVPYIWYDKLSIDPGLNNPLSCHWYAVDGDGVVYVIAEHYEAKKDVSYHAEVIKKISNQLGWQTDKGKICALIDSAANQHTLASNKSVAELFWEQGIAVSTNVNKDLFSGINRVKGALKPLEGKPKLYIFENCVNLIKEMRGYWWGSNDRPKKVDDHALDELRYYISSRPEPYTPKLEEQSLIAKDKAKLAKRLQRNRFNKF